The segment CAGCCGCCAGTTGAACCTGGTAGGCGTGACCGGCACCAACGGCAAGACCAGCGTCACCCAACTGGTGGCACAGGCGCTCGACCTGTTGGGCCAGCGTTGCGGCCTGGTGGGTACCCTGGGGACGGGTTTCTACGGCGAGCTGAAAAGCGGTCGACTGACCACGCCTGACCCGATCGCCGTGCAGTCGACCCTGTACGACTTGAAAAAACAAGGCGCCAAGGCCGTTGCCATGGAAGTGTCCTCCCATGCACTGGAACAGGGGCGTGTAGCGGCCTTGGCGTTCGACATCGCGGTGATGACCAACCTGTCCCGTGACCACCTCGACTACCACGGCAGCATGCAGGCCTACGAAGCGGCCAAGGCCAAGCTGTTTGCCTGGCCAAGCCTGCGTTGCCAAGTGGTCAATCTGGACGACGACTTCGGTCGCCGCCTGGCTGACGCCTACGCTCACAAGCCGATGGCCGAGCGCATCGATACCCGGTTGATCACCTACAGCCTGGAGCACTCGGACGCCTCGCTGTACTGCCCCAAGGCCAAGTTCGACGACGATGGCGTCTGCGCTACCCTCGTCACCGCCCAGGGCGAGCGCACGTTGCGCACGCAGCTGCTGGGTCGCTTCAACCTGAGCAACGTATTGGCGGCCGTGGCGACCCTGCTGGCGTTGGACTACGCCCTGGACGAGATCCTCAAGGTCATGCCGCAGTTACACGGCCCTGTTGGCCGCATGCAACGCCTGGGCGGCGGCGACAAGCCCCTGGTGGTGGTCGACTACGCGCACACGCCCGATGCCCTGGAAAAAGTGCTCCAGGCCCTACGCCCCCATGCCCACGGCCAACTGCTGTGCCTGTTCGGCTGTGGCGGTGACCGTGACCGGGGCAAGCGCCCGCTGATGGCAGAAGTGGCCGAACGTCTGGCCGACCGGGTGCTGGTGACCGACGACAACCCGCGTACCGAAGACCCAATGCGCATCTTCGACGATATTCGGCCCGGCTTTACGGCGCCGGCCGAGGTGGCGTTCGTGGCCGGTCGCGGTGAGGCCATCGCCCAGCTGATCGCCGGTGCCGCTGCCGACGACGTCATCGTGCTGGCCGGCAAGGGACACGAGGACTATCAGGAGATCAACGCGCAGCGCCATGCGTTTTCCGATTTGACCGAGGCCGAAAAGGCACTCGCAGCCTGGGAGGCCCCCAATGCTTGAGGCGATGACGCTTAGCCAGGTGAGCGCCACCTTGAAGGGTCGCCTGACCGGCGCCGATGCCCGCTTCGATGGCGTCAGCATCGACAGCCGCAGCGTCGCGCCGGGGCAACTCTTCGTTGCCCTGGCCGGCCCGCGCTTTGACGGTCATGACTACCTGACGGACGTCAAGGCCAAGGGCGCCGTGGCGGCCCTGGTCGAACGCCAAGTGCAGGGCGTCGACCTGCCGCAATTGGTGGTCGCCGATTGTCGCCTGGCCCTTGGCCAGCTCGGTGCACTCAACCGGGCGGCCTTTGACAAGCCCGTGGTGGCCATTACCGGGTCCAGCGGCAAGACCACGGTCAAGGAAATGCTCGCCAGTGTCCTGCGCACGCGCGGCCTGGTGCATGCCACACGCGGCAACCTGAACAATGACCTGGGCGCGCCGCTGACCTTGTTGGAAATCGCCCCCGAGCACAGCGCCGCCGTCATCGAGCTGGGCGCCTCGCGCATCGGCGAAATTCGCTACACCGTGGGTTTGACTCAGCCCCAAGTGGTCATCATCAACAATGCCGGCACCGCGCACGTGGGTGAATTCGGCGGCCCGGAGAAGATCGTCGAGGCCAAGGGCGAAATCCTCGAAGGACTGGGTGAGGGCGGTACCGCCATTCTCAACCTGGCCGACAAGGCCTTCGACACTTGGCGAACGCGTGCCGGCGATCACCGGATCGTGAGCTTTGCGCTCGACGATACCCGTGCCGACTTCCATGCCAGTGACATTGGCCGTGACCCCCGCGGCTGCCCGTCTTTCACCCTGCACGGGGCCGGCGAGCAGGCGCAGGTGCAACTCAACGTGCTGGGCGTGCACAACGTCAGCAACGCCTTGGCCGCCGCCGCCGCCGCCCATGCCGTGGGCATCAGCCTGCAGGGCATTGCTGCCGGCCTGGCTGCGGTCCAGCCGGTCAAGGGCCGCACCGTGGCGCAGGTCACCCCGAGCGGCGCTCGCGTGATCGACGACAGTTACAACGCAAATCCCACCTCCATGTGTGCCGCCATTGATATACTCGCCGGCTTTTCCGGACGCACTGTCCTGGTGCTTGGAGAAATTGGCGAGCTGGGTCAGTGGGCGCAGGAAGGTCACCGTCAGGTGGGTGACTACGCCCGCGGCAAGGTCGACGCCTTGTATGCGGTGGGCGCCAACATGGCGCACGCCGTCGAGGCGTTTGGTACCCATGGCCACCATTACGCTACGCAGGCCGCGCTGATCGAAGCAGTCAGTGCCGAAAATGCCGGCGATACCACTATCTTGATCAAGGGCTCGCGCAGCGCTGCGATGGAAAATGTCGTGGCTGCACTGTGCGGTGCCAGCGGGGAGAAACATTAATGCTGCTGCTGTTGGCCGAGTATCTGCAACAGTTCCACAAAGGCTTCGCGGTCTTCCAGTACCTCTCCCTGCGCGGGATTCTCGGGGTGCTTACCGCGTTGTCGCTGGCGCTGTGGCTGGGGCCGTGGATGATCCGTACCCTGCAAATTCGCCAGATCGGCCAGGCCGTTCGCAATGACGGGCCGCAGTCGCACCTGTCCAAGTCCGGTACGCCGACCATGGGCGGGGCATTGATCCTGTCTGCCATTGCCGTCAGTACCTTGCTGTGGGCTGACCTGACCAACCGTTATGTCTGGGTGGTGCTGATCGTTACCCTGGCCTTCGGTGCCATCGGCTGGGTCGACGACTACCGCAAGGTCATCGAGAAGAACTCCCGCGGCCTGCCAAGTCGCTGGAAGTATTTCTGGCAGTCGGTGTTCGGCCTGGCTGCGGCCGTGTTCCTCTACAAGACGGCCCCGACCAGTGTGGAGACCACCCTGATACTGCCGTTCATCAAGGACGTTACCATCCCTCTGGGCATCGGTTTCGTGGTGCTGACCTATTTCGTCATCGTCGGCTCCAGCAACGCCGTGAACCTGACCGATGGCCTGGATGGTCTTGCCATCATGCCGACCGTGATGGTTGGCGGGGCGCTGGGCATCTTCTGCTACTTGTCGGGCAACGTGAAATTCGCCGAGTACCTGTTGATCCCGTACGTACCCGGCTCTGGTGAGCTGATCGTGTTCTGCGGCGCACTGATCGGTGCCGGCCTGGGCTTTCTGTGGTTCAACACCTACCCGGCACAAGTGTTCATGGGCGACGTGGGCGCACTGGCGCTGGGCGCGGCGCTGGGCACCATCGCCGTGATCGTGCGCCAGGAAATCGTGCTGTTCATCATGGGCGGTGTATTCGTGATGGAAACCCTGTCCGTGGTCATCCAGGTCGCTTCCTTCAAGCTGACCGGCAAGCGCGTGTTCCGCATGGCGCCGATTCACCACCACTTTGAACTCAAGGGCTGGCCAGAGCCACGCGTGATCGTCCGCTTCTGGATCATCACCGTGATCCTGGTGCTGATTGGCCTTGCCACCCTGAAACTGAGGTAGATGCGCGTGTCACTGATCGCTTCCGACCAATTCCGCATCGTTGTCGGCCTCGGCAAGAGCGGCATGTCCCTGGTTCGCTTCCTGGCGAGCCGGGGCATTGCCTTTGCGGTCGCCGATACCCGCGAGCAACCGCCGGAACTGGAAACCCTGCGCCGAGATTACCCGCAGGTGGAAGTACGCTGTGGCGAGCTTGACGTGGACTTCCTGTGCCGCGCCAGCGAGCTGTACGTCAGCCCAGGCTTGGCCTTGGCTACGCCGGCGCTGCAACAAGCCGCTGCCCGCGGGGTCAAGCTGTCCGGCGACATCGAGCTGTTTGCGCGCAACGCCAAGGCACCGATCATCGCCATCAGTGGATCGAATGCCAAAAGCACCGTCACCACCCTGGTCGGCGAAATGGCCGCCAGGGCGGGCAAGCGCGTAGCGGTTGGCGGTAACCTCGGCACCCCGGCCCTCGACCTGTTGGCCGATGACGTCGAGCTGTACGTGATGGAGCTGTCCAGCTTCCAGCTGGAAACCACCGACCAGCTCAATGCCGAAGTCGCCACGGTGCTGAACATCAGCGAAGACCACATGGACCGCTACAGTGGCCTGCCGGCCTACCACCTGGCCAAGCACCGCATCTTCCGTGGTGCCCGGCAGGTGGTGGTCAATCGCCAGGACGCGCTCAGCCGTCCCCTGCCAGTCGAAGGCCGCCCCTGCTGGACCTTTGGTCTGAGCGAGCCCGACTTCAAAGCCTTCGGCCTGCGCGAGGTGGACGGCGAGAAATACCTTGCCTTCGCGTTCCAGGCTCTGATGCCGGTGCGCGAACTCAAGGTGCGCGGTGCTCATAACCAAAGCAATGCGCTGGCCGCACTGGCCCTGGGCCATGCTGCAGGGCTGCCCTTCGAGCCGATGCTGCAGGCGCTGCGTGAATTCAAGGGGCTCGCTCACCGCTGCCAGTGGGTACGTGAGCGCAACGGGGTGAACTGGTACGACGACTCCAAGGCCACCAACGTGGGCGCCGCACTGGCAGCTATCGAAGGCCTGGGTGCCGATACGCAAGGCAAGCTGGTGCTGATTGCCGGAGGCGACGGCAAGGGCGCCGATTTTGCGGCGCTGCGCGAACCGATCCGGCGCTATTGCCGCGCCGTGGTGTTGCTCGGCCGTGATGCTGAACGCCTGGGCCAGGCCCTCGGCGATGCCGCGCCGCTGGTGCGGGTAGCCTCCCTGGACGACGCTGTGCAGCGCTGCGCCGAATTGGCACAGCCCGGTGATGCCGTGCTGCTGTCGCCAGCCTGCGCCAGCCTCGACATGTTCAAGAACTTCGAAGAACGCGGGCGCCTGTTTGCCCAGGCAGCGGGAGCACTGGCATGATCTTCGGCATCCTCAAGCCTTACCCGTCGCCGCTGATCAGCGGCCGTGGCATCGACTTGGACTTCCCTCTGCTGGCCGGTTGCCTGGCGCTGCTGGGCCTGGGCCTGGTAATGATCACCTCTGCCTCCTCGGAGGTGGCCGCCGTCCAGTCCGGCAACCCGCTTTACCACATGTACCGGCACCTGGTTTACGTCTTCCTCGGGCTGGTTGCCTGTGGCGCGACCATGATGGTGCCGATCGCCACCTGGCAGCGCATGGGGTTCATGATGCTGCTCGGTGCCTTTGGCCTGCTGGTCATGGTGCTGGTGCCCGGCATCGGGCGCGAGGTCAACGGTTCGATGCGCTGGATCGGCTTCAGCTTCTTCAACGTCCAGCCTTCGGAAATCGCCAAGGTATTTGTGGTCATCTACCTTGCCGGCTACCTGGTACGCCGGCAGACCGAGGTACGTGAGAGCTGGATGGGCTTTTTCAAGCCGTTCATCGTGTTGCTGCCCATGGCCGGTTTGCTGCTGATGGAGCCTGACTTTGGCGCCACCGTGGTGATGATGGGGGCCGCGGCTGCCATGCTGTTCCTGGGTGGGGTGGGGCTGTTCCGCTTCAGCCTGATGGTGGTGCTGGCGGTCGTGGCGGTGTTTGTGCTGGTGCAGGCGCAGCCCTATCGAATGGCGCGACTGATCACCTTCACCGACCCCTGGTCCGATCAGTTTGGCTCCGGCTACCAGTTGACCCAGGCCCTGATCGCATTCGGGCGGGGCGAGTGGCTGGGCGTGGGCCTGGGCAACAGCGTGCAGAAGCAGTTCTACCTGCCTGAAGCGCACACCGACTTCGTGTTCTCGGTGCTGGCCGAAGAGCTGGGTGTGGTTGGCTCGCTGGTCACCATCGCACTATTCGTCTTCGTCACCATTCGCGCGCTTTACATCGGGCTGTGGGCCGAGAAAGCCAAACAGTTCTTCGCCGCGTACATGGCCTTTGGCCTGGCCTTCCTGTGGATTGGTCAGTTCTTGATCAACATTGGCGTGAACGTCGGCCTGCTGCCGACCAAGGGCCTGACCCTGCCGTTCCTCAGCTATGGCGGCAGCTCGCTGGTCATCTGCTGCGCGTGCGTGGGGCTGCTGCTGCGTATCGAATGGGAAAGCCGTACCCATCTGGGCAGCGAAGAACATGAATTCAGCGAGAGCGACTTTGCCGAGGAGCCTGCCCATGGCCGCTGAACACAAGAACGTATTGATCATGGCCGGCGGAACCGGCGGTCACGTGTTCCCAGCGCTGGCTTGCGCGCGCGAGTTCCAGGCGCGTGGCTACACCGTGCACTGGCTGGGCACCCCGCGAGGGATCGAAAATGAACTGGTGCCCCAGGCCGGCCTTACCCTGCATCGGATTCAAGTCAGCGGCCTGCGTGGCAAGGGCAAGCTCTCGCTGCTCAAGGCCCCTTTGACCCTGGTCAAGGCCGTGCTGCAGGCCCGGCGCATCATCCGCACGCTCAAGCCTGCCTGCGTGCTGGGCTTCGGTGGGTATGTCACAGGCCCGGGCGGCGTGGCGGCGCGCCTTTGCGGGGTACCGCTGATCATTCATGAGCAAAATGCCCGCGCCGGCACCGCCAACCGCTTGCTGGTACCCCTGGCCGCACGGGTATGTGAAGCCTTCCCCGACACCTTCCCGGCCAGTGAAAAGCGCCGCACCACAGGCAATCCGGTGCGTGCAGAACTGTTCATGGATGCCGGGCGTCCTGCGCTTGGCCAGCGCCAACCGCACCTGCTGGTGCTCGGCGGTAGCCTGGGCGCGGAACCCTTGAACACATTGTTGCCTAAAGCGCTGGCCGAAGTGCCCGAAGCCGTACGGCCCCAGGTGTTCCACCAGGCTGGCAAGCAACATGCGTCGATCACCGCCGAGCGATACCGCCAAGCCGGTGTCCAGGCGCAGGTCGAGCCCTTCATCAAGGACATGGCCCAAGCCTATGGCTGGGCCGACCTGGTGGTGTGCCGTGCCGGGGCCCTGACCGTCAGCGAGCTGGCGGCAGCGGGCCTGCCCTCGATGCTGGTGCCCTTGCCCCATGCGATCGACGACCACCAGACCCATAACGCCCATTATCTGGCTCGCGAAGGCGCTGCCTTCCTGATGCCACAAGCGACAACTGGCGCAGCGCAGCTCGCTGAACGCCTGAACGAGGTGCTGATGCAACCCGAGAAACTGACTGTCATGGCCGGTACCGCAAGGCGCCTGGCCAAACCTGCTGCAACCAGCACCGTCGTCGATATCTGCCTGGAGGTGGCCCGTGGTTGAGAGCCAGAAAGCCATGCCCCAGCCCAAGATGGGCCGTATTCGTCGTATCCATTTCGTGGGTATCGGCGGTGTCGGCATGTGCGGTATCGCCGAGGTATTGCTGAACCTGGGCTACGAGGTATCCGGTTCGGACCTCAAGGCCTCGCCTGTGACCGAGCGCCTGGAGTCGTTCGGCGCGCAGATCTTCGTTGGCCATCGTGCAGAGAACGCTGCGACCGCTGACGTGCTGGTGGTGTCTAGCGCCATCAACCCGGCCAACCCTGAAGTGGCCACTGCCCTGGAACGTCGCATTCCCGTGGTGCCACGGGCAGAGATGCTGGCCGAACTCATGCGCTACCGCCATGGCGTGGCCGTGGCCGGTACCCACGGCAAGACCACCACCACCAGCCTGCTGGCCTCGGTATTCGCCGCCGGTGGGCTGGACCCCACGTTCGTCATCGGTGGTCGCTTGACTGCAGCGGGCACCAACGCCCAGCTAGGCACCAGCCGTTACCTGATTGCCGAAGCCGATGAAAGCGACGCCAGCTTCCTGCACCTGCAACCGATGGTCGCCGTGGTCACCAACATCGACGCCGACCACATGGCCACCTACGAAGGGGACTTCAACAAACTGAAGAAGACTTTCGTCGAGTTTCTGCACAACCTGCCGTTCTATGGCCTGGCCGTGATGTGCCTGGATGACCCGGTGGTGCGCGAGATTCTGCCTCAGGTCAAGCGCCCGACGGTCACCTACGGCTTCAGCGAAGAAGCCGATATCCGCGCCATCAATGTTCGTCAGCAAGGCATGCAGACGCATTTCACCGTCTTGCGCCGCGACTGTGAGCCGCTGGAGGTTTCGGTGAACATGCCGGGCAACCACAATGTGCTCAATGCACTGGCGACCATCGCCATCGCCACCGACGAAGGCATTCCCGACCAGGCCATTCTCCAAGGGCTCTCCGGGTTTCAGGGCGTGGGCCGTCGGTTCCAGGTGTACGGTGAGCTGCCCGTGGAGGGCGGCAGCGTGATGCTGGTGGACGATTACGGTCATCACCCCACTGAAGTGGCCGCGGTGATCAAGGCCGTGCGTGGCGGCTGGCCAAGCCGCCGGCTGGTGATCGTCTACCAGCCGCACCGCTACAGCCGCACCCGCGACCTGTACGACGACTTCGTCCAGGTGCTCGGTGATGCCAACGTGCTGCTGCTGATGGAAGTCTACCCGGCCGGCGAAGAGCCGATCCCGGGGGCCGATAGCCGCCAGCTGTGCCACAGCATTCGCCAGCGCGGCAAGCTGGACCCGATCTACATCGAGCGCGGCGCCGAGCTGGCGCCGCTGGTTCAGCCGTTGCTGCGTGCCGGCGACATCCTGATCTGCCAAGGTGCCGGCGATGTCGGCGGCCTGGCTCCGCAATTGATGAAAAGCCCGCTGTTTGCCGGCGCCGTGCAGGAGACGTCGAAATGACCAGCGCCTACGACACATTGCCCAGCACCCTGGACGTCAAGGCGTTCGGTCGCGTCGCTGTGCTCTATGGGGGCAAGAGCGCCGAGCGGGAAGTCTCGCTCAAGTCCGGCGCCGCCGTGATTGGCGCGCTCACAGAAGCCGGTGTGGACGTCGTCGCCATCGACGTGGGCGATGACCTGCTTGCGCGTCTGCAAAGCGAAAAAATCGACCGTGCCTTCATCATCCTGCACGGCCGCGGCGGTGAAGACGGCAGCATGCAAGGGCTGCTCGAGTGCCTGGGCATTCCTTACACCGGCAGCGGCATCCTGGCTTCCGCCTTGGCGATGGACAAGCTGCGCACCAAGCAGGTGTGGCAGAGCCTGGGTATTCCTACCCCGCGGCATGCCGTGTTGGCCAGCGAAAGCGATTGTTTGCGTGCCAGTACGGAACTGGGCTTCCCGCTTATCGTCAAACCTGCCCATGAAGGCTCCAGCATCGGCATGGCCAAGGTGAACAGCGAGCAGGAACTGGTCGCCGCCTGGCAAGAGGCCGCCAAATACGATTCTCAGGTACTCGTGGAACAGTGGATTCACGGCCCGGAGTTCACCATTGCGGTGTTGCGCGGGCAGGTGCTGCCGCCGATTGCCCTGGGAACGCCCCACGTGTTCTACGACTACGACGCCAAATACATCGCCAACGATACCCAGTACCGCATTCCCTGTGGGCTCGATAGCGCCAAGGAGCAGGAACTGATCGATCTGACTGCCCGCGCTTGCGATGCCATTGGCATCGAAGGCTGGGGGCGGCTGGACGTGATGCAGGACGAGCAGGGCCGGTTCTGGCTGCTCGAAGTAAACACCGCCCCAGGCATGACTGATCATAGCCTGGTGCCCATGGCGGCCCGCGCGGCCGGCTTGGACTTCCAGCAATTGGTGCTGGCGATCCTGGCCGACAGCGTGGCGACGCGAGGTTAATCATCATGCAGGGCGCAATGGTACGTCAGCAGCAACCCGTTACCGGCCGCAGCAAGCCGGTGCCGCGTGGTGCCAGCCGGCTGGTGGCCGACGAGCCCGTATCGGCGCGCCTGCCGCGTCCAAGCCTGGGCGGCCTCAAGCGCCTGCTGTGGCCGGTGCTGCTGGTAGCCGCAGGCTTCGGCGCCTACGAGGGTGCCATACGGCTCATGCCGTATGCCGACCGGCCGATCACCAAGATCGACGTGCAGGGCGACCTGACCTACATCAGCCAGCAGTCGGTGCAGCAGCGCATCGCACCCTATGTGGCCGCAAGCTTCTTCACCGTCGACCTGCCGGCGATGCGCAAGGAGCTCGAGCAGATGCCCTGGATCGCCCATGCAGAAGTGCGCCGGGTATGGCCGGATGAAGTAGTGATTCGCCTCGAGGAACAACTGCCGGTGGCGCGCTGGGGTGATGCGGCCTTGCTCAACAATCAGGGCCAGGCCTTTACACCGCGCGAACTGGCCAACTACGAGCACCTGCCACAACTGGCCGGCCCCCAGCGGGCCCAGCAGCAGGTCATGCAGCAGTATCAGATATTGAGCCAGATGCTGCGCCCCTTAGGCTTCTCCATCGCGCGCCTGGAGCTGCGCGAGCGAGGCAGCTGGTTCCTGACCACGGGCGCGAGCAGCGCAGGGCCCGGTATCGAGCTGCTGCTGGGGCGCGACCATCTGGTCGAAAAGATGCGCCGTTTCATTGCCATTTACGACAAGACGCTTAAAGAGCAGATCGCCAACATCGCCCGCATCGATCTGCGATATGCCAACGGGCTTGCCGTTGGCTGGCGGGAACCGATTGCACCGACGACGGCCCAACCCGCCGTTGCGAAGAATTAGAGAGAGGCAGGACCATGGCAAACGCGCATAGCGGCAAAATGATCGTCGGGCTGGACATCGGTACCTCCAAGGTAGTGGCCTTGGTAGGTGAGGTGGGCGAAGACGGCACGCTGGAAATCGTCGGGATCGGCACTCACCCGTCCCGCGGCCTGAAAAAAGGCGTGGTGGTGAACATCGAGTCCACCGTGCAATCGATCCAGCGCGCCGTCGAAGAAGCACAGCTGATGGCGGGTTGCCGCATCCACTCGGCCTTCGTGGGCGTCGCTGGCAATCACATCCGCAGCCTGAACTCCCATGGCATCGTCGCCATTCGCGATCGCGAAGTCAGCCTGGCCGACCTTGAGCGTGTGCTCGATGCGGCCCAGGCGGTGGCCATTCCGGCGGACCAGCGGGTGCTGCACACGCTGCCCCAAGACTATGTGATCGATAACCAGGAAGGGGTGCGCGAACCGCTCGGCATGTCGGGCGTGCGCCTTGAAGCCAAGGTTCACGTGGTGACCTGCGCCGTCAATGCCGCGCAGAACATCGAGAAGTGCGTACGCCGCTGCGGCCTTGAAATCGACGACATCATTCTCGAGCAACTGGCATCGGCCTATTCGGTACTGACCGACGACGAAAAAGAGCTGGGCGTGTGCCTGGTCGACATCGGCGGCGGCACCACCGACATCGCGATCTTCACCGAAGGCGCGATTCGCCACACCGCGGTCATCCCGATTGCCGGGGACCAGGTGACCAATGACATTGCCATGGCCCTGCGTACGCCCACACAGTATGCCGAGGAAATCAAGATTCGGTACGCCTGCGCCCTGGCCAAGCTGGCAGGTGCGGGTGAAACCATCAAGGTGCCAAGCGTTGGCGACCGTCCTCCGCGCGAACTGTCGCGTCAGGCGTTGGCCGAAGTGGTCGAGCCGCGTTACGACGAACTCTTCACCCTGATCCAGGCTGAACTTCGTCGCAGCGGTTACGAGGACCTGGTGCCTGCTGGCATCGTCCTGACCGGCGGCACCGCCAAGATGGAAGGCGCGGTCGAGCTGGCCGAGGAAATTTTCCACATGCCGGTACGCCTGGGCGTGCCGCACAGCGTGCGCGGCCTGAGCGACGTGGTACGCAACCCGATTTATTCCACCGGTGTGGGCTTGCTTACCTACGGGCTGCACAAGCAGACCGAAGACCTGCCCTTGACCGGCAACAGCAGCAGCAACAACAGCTATGGCGATGAACCGAAGGCCCCAGTGCTTGAGCGCTTCAAGCGGTGGGTACAAGGCAACTTCTAAGTTTCAAAGCAGTAGTGGTAGGCGCGACAACTAGAGAACTGTAAGGAGAGGGAAAATGTTCGAGCTCGTAGACAACGTCCCGCAAAGCCCGGTCATCAAGGTGATCGGCGTCGGTGGTGGTGGTGGTAACGCCGTCAATCACATGGTCAAGAGCAGCATCGAGGGCGTGGAGTTCATCTGCGCCAACACCGATGCCCAGGCGCTCAAGAACATTGGTGCGCGCACCATCCTGCAACTGGGCACTGGCGTGACCAAGGGCCTGGGTGCTGGCGCCAATCCGGAAGTCGGTCGTCAGGCCGCGCTGGAAGACCGTGAGCGCATCGCCGAAGTGCTGCAAGGCACCAACATGGTGTTCATCACCACAGGCATGGGCGGCGGTACCGGTACAGGTGCAGCGCCGATCATCGCCGAAGTGGCCAAGGAAATGGGCATCCTCACCGTTGCAGTGGTGACCCGTCCGTTCCCGTTCGAAGGTCGCAAGCGCATGCAGATCGCCGATGAAGGCATCCGCATGCTGGCCGAAAGCGTCGACTCGCTGATCACCATCCCCAACGAGAAGCTGCTGACCATCCTGGGCAAGGACGCAAGTCTGCTGTCCGCGTTCGCCAAGGCCGATGACGTATTGGCCGGAGCCGTTCGCGGTATCTCCGACATCATCAAGCGCCCGGGCATGATCAACGTCGACTTTGCCGACGTGCGTACCGTGATGGGTGAAATGGGCATGGCCATGATGGGTACTGGCTGCGCCAGCGGCCCGAACCGCGCTCGCGAGGCGACCGAGGCGGCGATCCGCAACCCGCTGCTCGAAGACGTCAACCTGCAGGGCGCCCGTGGCATCCTGGTCAACATCACCGCAGGTCCGGACCTGTCCCTGGGTGAGTACTCCGACGTGGGTAGCATCATCGAGGCGTTCGCCTCCGACCATGCCATGGTCAAGGTCGGTACCGTGATCGACCCGGACATGCGCGACGAGCTGCATGTCACCGTCGTGGCCACCGGTCTGGGTGCGCGCATCGAGAAGCCGGTCAAGGTGGTGGATAACACCCTGCAGACTGCCCAGCAGGTCTACGAGGCATCCAACCCTGCCCCTGCGCGTCAGGAGCAGCCAGCGGTCAACTACCGTGATCTGGAGCGCCCAACCGTCATGCGCAATCAAGCGCACGCGGGTGCGGCAGCTGCGGCCAAGCTGAACCCTCAGGATGACCTGGATTATCTCGATATTCCGGCCTTCCTGCGTCGTCAGGCTGATTAATGAAATTTATCAGGGCTATGAAGGTGATTGGTATTCATCAAAGGTTGGGTCTGGTATTATCGCCAGCCTTTGTTGATAACTGTTCGCAATTTGCGCTGAAGCGGCCAATGCCATGATTAAACAACGCACCCTGAAGAATACCATCCGTGCCACAGGTGTCGGCCTGCACTCTGGGGAGAAGGTCTACCTGACCCTCAAGCCTGCGCCTGTTGACACCGGCATCGTCTTCCGCCGCGCCGACCTTGACCCTGTGGTCGAGATCCCGGCGCGTGCGGCCAATGTCGGCGAGACAACCATGTCCACGACGCTGGTCAACGGTGACGTCAAGGTCGATACGGTCGAGCATCTGCTCTCCGCCATGGCGGGCCTGGGCATCGATAACGCCTACGTCGAGCTCTCCGCCTCGGAAGTACCGATCATGGATGGCAGCGCCGGACCTTTCGTATTCCTGATTCAGTCTGCCGGCCTGG is part of the Pseudomonas parafulva genome and harbors:
- a CDS encoding UDP-N-acetylmuramoyl-L-alanyl-D-glutamate--2,6-diaminopimelate ligase; this translates as MTMPLSNLFAHASRDPLIRELTLDSRNVRPGDLFLAVPGAKVDGREHIADALARGAAAVAYEEQGATVLPLTDVPLIPVKGLIAQLSDIAGRFYGEPSRQLNLVGVTGTNGKTSVTQLVAQALDLLGQRCGLVGTLGTGFYGELKSGRLTTPDPIAVQSTLYDLKKQGAKAVAMEVSSHALEQGRVAALAFDIAVMTNLSRDHLDYHGSMQAYEAAKAKLFAWPSLRCQVVNLDDDFGRRLADAYAHKPMAERIDTRLITYSLEHSDASLYCPKAKFDDDGVCATLVTAQGERTLRTQLLGRFNLSNVLAAVATLLALDYALDEILKVMPQLHGPVGRMQRLGGGDKPLVVVDYAHTPDALEKVLQALRPHAHGQLLCLFGCGGDRDRGKRPLMAEVAERLADRVLVTDDNPRTEDPMRIFDDIRPGFTAPAEVAFVAGRGEAIAQLIAGAAADDVIVLAGKGHEDYQEINAQRHAFSDLTEAEKALAAWEAPNA
- a CDS encoding UDP-N-acetylmuramoyl-tripeptide--D-alanyl-D-alanine ligase, coding for MLEAMTLSQVSATLKGRLTGADARFDGVSIDSRSVAPGQLFVALAGPRFDGHDYLTDVKAKGAVAALVERQVQGVDLPQLVVADCRLALGQLGALNRAAFDKPVVAITGSSGKTTVKEMLASVLRTRGLVHATRGNLNNDLGAPLTLLEIAPEHSAAVIELGASRIGEIRYTVGLTQPQVVIINNAGTAHVGEFGGPEKIVEAKGEILEGLGEGGTAILNLADKAFDTWRTRAGDHRIVSFALDDTRADFHASDIGRDPRGCPSFTLHGAGEQAQVQLNVLGVHNVSNALAAAAAAHAVGISLQGIAAGLAAVQPVKGRTVAQVTPSGARVIDDSYNANPTSMCAAIDILAGFSGRTVLVLGEIGELGQWAQEGHRQVGDYARGKVDALYAVGANMAHAVEAFGTHGHHYATQAALIEAVSAENAGDTTILIKGSRSAAMENVVAALCGASGEKH
- the mraY gene encoding phospho-N-acetylmuramoyl-pentapeptide-transferase — its product is MLLLLAEYLQQFHKGFAVFQYLSLRGILGVLTALSLALWLGPWMIRTLQIRQIGQAVRNDGPQSHLSKSGTPTMGGALILSAIAVSTLLWADLTNRYVWVVLIVTLAFGAIGWVDDYRKVIEKNSRGLPSRWKYFWQSVFGLAAAVFLYKTAPTSVETTLILPFIKDVTIPLGIGFVVLTYFVIVGSSNAVNLTDGLDGLAIMPTVMVGGALGIFCYLSGNVKFAEYLLIPYVPGSGELIVFCGALIGAGLGFLWFNTYPAQVFMGDVGALALGAALGTIAVIVRQEIVLFIMGGVFVMETLSVVIQVASFKLTGKRVFRMAPIHHHFELKGWPEPRVIVRFWIITVILVLIGLATLKLR
- the murD gene encoding UDP-N-acetylmuramoyl-L-alanine--D-glutamate ligase, with amino-acid sequence MSLIASDQFRIVVGLGKSGMSLVRFLASRGIAFAVADTREQPPELETLRRDYPQVEVRCGELDVDFLCRASELYVSPGLALATPALQQAAARGVKLSGDIELFARNAKAPIIAISGSNAKSTVTTLVGEMAARAGKRVAVGGNLGTPALDLLADDVELYVMELSSFQLETTDQLNAEVATVLNISEDHMDRYSGLPAYHLAKHRIFRGARQVVVNRQDALSRPLPVEGRPCWTFGLSEPDFKAFGLREVDGEKYLAFAFQALMPVRELKVRGAHNQSNALAALALGHAAGLPFEPMLQALREFKGLAHRCQWVRERNGVNWYDDSKATNVGAALAAIEGLGADTQGKLVLIAGGDGKGADFAALREPIRRYCRAVVLLGRDAERLGQALGDAAPLVRVASLDDAVQRCAELAQPGDAVLLSPACASLDMFKNFEERGRLFAQAAGALA
- the ftsW gene encoding putative lipid II flippase FtsW, which codes for MIFGILKPYPSPLISGRGIDLDFPLLAGCLALLGLGLVMITSASSEVAAVQSGNPLYHMYRHLVYVFLGLVACGATMMVPIATWQRMGFMMLLGAFGLLVMVLVPGIGREVNGSMRWIGFSFFNVQPSEIAKVFVVIYLAGYLVRRQTEVRESWMGFFKPFIVLLPMAGLLLMEPDFGATVVMMGAAAAMLFLGGVGLFRFSLMVVLAVVAVFVLVQAQPYRMARLITFTDPWSDQFGSGYQLTQALIAFGRGEWLGVGLGNSVQKQFYLPEAHTDFVFSVLAEELGVVGSLVTIALFVFVTIRALYIGLWAEKAKQFFAAYMAFGLAFLWIGQFLINIGVNVGLLPTKGLTLPFLSYGGSSLVICCACVGLLLRIEWESRTHLGSEEHEFSESDFAEEPAHGR